In Leptospira congkakensis, one DNA window encodes the following:
- a CDS encoding DUF721 domain-containing protein, protein MKKVELSELFQSLEKMGMDREAVFRDQILKTLRLRWNEIVGDYFGKQSYPKSIEGKKLTVVCRHSMISQELEFQKTELLAKVNSITNPVLLEKIHFKTGNEFQNPRS, encoded by the coding sequence ATGAAAAAAGTCGAACTCTCAGAACTTTTCCAAAGTTTGGAAAAAATGGGTATGGACAGGGAAGCTGTCTTTCGGGATCAAATTCTGAAAACCTTACGTCTTCGTTGGAATGAGATTGTTGGTGATTATTTTGGAAAACAGAGTTATCCAAAATCCATTGAAGGGAAAAAACTCACAGTTGTTTGTCGTCACTCAATGATCTCCCAGGAATTGGAGTTTCAAAAGACAGAACTTTTAGCGAAAGTGAACTCAATTACGAACCCAGTTTTATTGGAAAAAATTCACTTTAAAACGGGAAACGAATTCCAAAATCCCAGGTCTTAA
- the recF gene encoding DNA replication/repair protein RecF (All proteins in this family for which functions are known are DNA-binding proteins that assist the filamentation of RecA onto DNA for the initiation of recombination or recombinational repair.), translating to MFLKKIYIKNFRNHEETQLTFKSRLIFFIGNNGEGKTNLLESISLLSYLKSFRESDQNQLLRWDTKDTFIRAEFESEENEYLFEYGIEHSYSKRKKLKVNGEEFKKISDYVGYFRSIVMSPPDILIIEDGNVERRRFLDAFISSTNRYYLKQLIEYDRLLKQRNATLKKDNSSDREIGIWDEPIIEHDAEIREIRTKTIESLAGYFHKNLQQLSSGKDPFFLTYKPNIASKEEHRQKLTDNLRKDRAIGYTSCGNHRDTLPIGFDDKDLSGFGSQGQKRSAVIALKTACFQMIRDTTGEAPVLLIDDIIRELDVKRREYFVNLISECGQAFFTTTDLEGIHDYIGNLTLDKEIYQVEGGKVKVFSEI from the coding sequence ATGTTTCTAAAGAAAATTTACATAAAGAATTTTCGGAATCACGAAGAAACTCAGTTAACATTCAAATCACGTCTTATCTTTTTTATTGGAAACAATGGAGAAGGTAAGACAAACCTTCTCGAATCCATTTCCCTATTATCCTATTTAAAAAGTTTTCGTGAATCGGACCAAAACCAACTCCTTCGTTGGGATACAAAAGATACATTCATCCGGGCTGAATTTGAATCCGAAGAAAATGAGTATTTATTTGAATATGGGATTGAACATTCCTATTCCAAACGAAAGAAACTAAAAGTCAACGGGGAAGAATTTAAAAAGATCTCTGACTATGTAGGATACTTTCGTTCGATTGTGATGAGCCCACCTGATATCCTTATCATTGAAGATGGGAATGTGGAAAGAAGAAGGTTCTTAGATGCATTTATTTCATCCACCAATCGTTATTATTTAAAACAACTCATTGAATATGATCGTTTGTTAAAACAACGAAATGCTACTTTAAAAAAAGATAATTCTTCCGATCGTGAAATTGGAATCTGGGATGAACCCATCATTGAACATGATGCAGAAATTCGTGAAATCAGAACCAAAACTATTGAAAGTTTAGCCGGATACTTTCATAAAAATTTACAACAGTTAAGTTCTGGAAAAGATCCCTTCTTTTTAACTTACAAACCTAATATCGCATCCAAAGAAGAGCATAGACAAAAACTAACCGATAATCTACGTAAAGACAGAGCCATTGGTTACACGAGTTGCGGGAATCATCGCGACACACTTCCGATTGGATTTGATGATAAAGATTTGAGTGGGTTTGGATCCCAAGGGCAAAAACGAAGTGCTGTTATTGCTCTGAAAACTGCCTGTTTCCAAATGATCCGTGATACTACGGGAGAAGCTCCCGTTCTACTGATTGATGATATCATTCGGGAACTAGATGTGAAACGAAGAGAATACTTTGTAAATCTCATTTCAGAATGTGGGCAGGCATTTTTTACCACCACTGATTTAGAAGGAATTCATGATTATATAGGAAACCTAACACTTGATAAAGAAATCTACCAAGTGGAAGGCGGAAAAGTGAAGGTGTTTTCAGAGATATGA
- the dnaN gene encoding DNA polymerase III subunit beta, with amino-acid sequence MKFTVNTTEFLKAINSVDGVISVREIKSALSNLKIQTGENEVYLSATDLEIAIKTSVPSTIGEKGTASLPAKQLSSIFKNLNFDTSLLTTTDQSENSETTITDASGKMDTKFKVNGIDSEDIKTIPKVDETSVVEFPCQTIREMFRKTSYAMAIEETRFVFNGLFLKPDNTDLIVVGTDGRRLSKIVRKFPKQFPFKNGVIIPHKAVREMLKMMEGKETAKIGFVEEQIYVSSGNVELLFKLIDGNFPDYEQVIPKQTSESVRVVKADFLTFLKQALISAEEPSKQIRLAFTKGNVNISSSNPGTMMFDHNMPIEYNGEAITIAFKGDYLSDVVKAVDDPEVILEFTTSSAPVLFKDPSDSDFVSVIMPMKL; translated from the coding sequence ATGAAATTCACTGTCAATACTACAGAATTCCTAAAAGCAATCAACTCAGTGGATGGAGTCATCTCAGTTCGAGAAATTAAATCTGCTCTCTCCAATCTCAAAATCCAAACAGGTGAGAATGAAGTTTATCTTTCTGCTACCGATTTAGAGATCGCGATCAAAACATCTGTTCCATCCACCATTGGAGAAAAAGGAACAGCATCTTTACCAGCGAAACAACTATCGAGTATTTTTAAAAATCTAAACTTTGATACGAGTTTACTTACAACCACTGACCAATCAGAAAACTCGGAAACAACTATCACTGATGCCAGTGGTAAGATGGACACTAAGTTTAAAGTCAATGGAATTGATTCTGAAGATATCAAAACAATTCCAAAAGTGGATGAGACAAGCGTTGTTGAATTTCCTTGCCAAACCATTCGTGAGATGTTTCGTAAAACTTCTTATGCAATGGCGATTGAAGAAACTCGTTTTGTATTCAATGGTTTATTTTTAAAACCAGACAACACAGATCTAATTGTTGTAGGAACGGATGGACGTCGTCTTTCTAAAATCGTTCGTAAGTTTCCAAAACAATTCCCGTTCAAAAATGGAGTGATCATTCCTCACAAAGCAGTTCGTGAAATGCTAAAGATGATGGAAGGAAAAGAAACTGCAAAGATTGGATTTGTAGAAGAACAAATTTATGTTTCATCTGGAAACGTAGAACTTCTTTTCAAACTCATTGATGGAAACTTTCCAGATTATGAACAAGTCATTCCAAAACAAACTTCAGAATCTGTTCGAGTTGTAAAAGCTGACTTTTTGACTTTTTTAAAACAAGCTTTGATTTCTGCGGAAGAACCTTCGAAACAAATTCGTTTGGCTTTTACAAAAGGAAATGTAAATATCAGTTCTTCCAATCCAGGAACTATGATGTTTGATCATAACATGCCAATTGAATACAATGGAGAAGCAATCACCATTGCGTTCAAAGGAGACTATTTGAGTGATGTAGTCAAAGCTGTGGATGATCCTGAAGTGATTTTAGAATTCACAACTTCTAGTGCTCCGGTTCTTTTTAAGGATCCTTCTGATAGCGACTTTGTTTCTGTCATTATGCCAATGAAACTTTAA
- the dnaA gene encoding chromosomal replication initiator protein DnaA, with product MERRWEEILEEISKQIPPKYFSNFIAPLKFDKSENQVVHLTAPSTGIKRHVETKYTSFIEDAVYQVVGDRFRVSILAESETSTQIFKEVIQSKFDESDSDLNPEFIFSNYITSDSNKIAYTAAKSVAEQPGKYNPLYIFGPVGVGKTHLLHAIGNEIKKKDPWKTVRYVNSTSFLNEFIFTVRQNNRESLESFKIRYQSYNVLLFDDIQFLNGGAEKTQEEFFALFNFLYDRKRQIVIASDRPSYELPLHERLKSRFVHGLQADIKSHDLALRIELLRANFSEFNIPASDKLLQWLAERLEGDSRALIGIVNDLVLYKKAYEYFLLTEEKIQEIAEARFLTNKKRIGFSPDMVIDLVCERSNVARKDLLGKSRKADFIPPRHLCMLLLHDVLHVPKAQIGRIFSTTHSTVIHGIDKFKERMKTDPQWEDLFHTIKHKISFQ from the coding sequence TTGGAAAGACGTTGGGAAGAAATTTTAGAAGAAATATCGAAACAGATACCTCCCAAGTACTTTTCTAATTTCATTGCACCACTCAAATTCGATAAATCGGAGAACCAGGTCGTCCACCTGACAGCTCCTTCCACGGGAATCAAACGCCATGTGGAAACCAAATACACTAGTTTCATTGAAGACGCCGTTTATCAAGTAGTAGGTGATCGTTTTCGTGTGTCGATTCTTGCAGAATCAGAAACTTCCACACAGATTTTTAAGGAAGTCATCCAATCCAAATTTGATGAATCCGACTCTGACTTAAATCCAGAGTTTATTTTTAGCAATTATATCACTTCTGATTCGAACAAGATCGCTTATACGGCCGCAAAAAGTGTGGCGGAACAACCGGGGAAATACAATCCACTTTATATTTTTGGACCAGTGGGTGTGGGGAAAACCCATCTCTTACATGCCATCGGAAACGAAATCAAAAAGAAGGATCCATGGAAGACTGTTCGGTATGTAAACAGTACCTCGTTTTTAAATGAATTTATTTTTACCGTTCGTCAGAATAATCGCGAGTCACTCGAATCTTTCAAAATTCGATACCAGTCCTACAATGTTTTACTCTTTGATGACATTCAATTTTTAAATGGTGGGGCTGAGAAAACCCAAGAGGAATTTTTTGCTCTTTTCAATTTCCTTTATGATAGAAAACGCCAGATTGTCATTGCCTCAGATAGACCAAGCTACGAACTTCCGTTACACGAAAGGCTAAAATCTCGGTTTGTCCACGGTCTCCAAGCCGATATCAAATCACATGACTTGGCACTGCGGATCGAACTTTTGCGAGCCAATTTTTCTGAATTCAATATTCCTGCGAGTGACAAACTCCTACAGTGGCTTGCCGAACGATTGGAAGGGGATTCACGAGCACTAATCGGAATCGTAAACGATTTGGTTTTATACAAAAAAGCTTATGAATACTTTTTACTCACGGAAGAAAAAATTCAGGAAATTGCCGAAGCACGTTTTCTGACGAATAAAAAACGAATTGGATTCAGCCCCGATATGGTCATTGATCTTGTCTGCGAAAGATCCAATGTCGCTCGCAAGGATTTGTTAGGAAAAAGTCGGAAAGCAGATTTCATTCCGCCTAGGCATCTTTGTATGCTCCTCCTGCACGATGTCCTCCATGTTCCGAAGGCGCAAATTGGAAGAATTTTTTCAACCACACATTCGACCGTCATCCACGGAATCGATAAATTCAAAGAGCGTATGAAAACAGACCCACAATGGGAAGACCTGTTTCATACCATCAAACACAAGATAAGTTTCCAATAA